In one window of Caenimonas aquaedulcis DNA:
- a CDS encoding chromate transporter: MNIVMTGADWLSLFVHYLALSLLSVGGAITTAPDMHRYLVDERHWLTDPQFSASVAIAQSAPGPNVLFVALMGWNVGLNAGGYAMAFFGTMVTMVGIMLPSTTLTYMAARWGHANRELRGVRAFKQGMSPIVIALLVATGWILATGGSYARENWPLWLLTIVTAIVVWRTRLHLLWMLGAGALLGWFGWV, encoded by the coding sequence ATGAACATCGTCATGACCGGCGCGGACTGGTTGTCGCTCTTCGTGCATTACCTCGCGCTGTCGCTGCTGTCCGTCGGCGGCGCCATCACCACCGCGCCGGACATGCACCGCTACCTGGTGGACGAGCGCCACTGGCTCACCGACCCGCAGTTCAGCGCTTCGGTCGCCATCGCGCAGTCCGCGCCCGGCCCCAACGTGCTGTTCGTGGCGCTCATGGGCTGGAACGTGGGCCTCAACGCGGGCGGCTATGCCATGGCCTTCTTCGGCACGATGGTGACGATGGTCGGCATAATGCTGCCCAGCACCACGCTCACCTACATGGCGGCGCGCTGGGGCCATGCGAATCGCGAGTTGCGCGGCGTGCGCGCCTTCAAGCAGGGCATGTCGCCGATCGTGATCGCGCTGCTGGTAGCCACCGGGTGGATCCTCGCCACCGGCGGCAGCTACGCCCGGGAGAACTGGCCGCTGTGGCTGCTCACCATCGTCACGGCCATCGTCGTGTGGCGCACACGGCTGCACCTGCTGTGGATGCTGGGCGCGGGCGCGCTGCTGGGCTGGTTCGGCTGGGTCTGA
- a CDS encoding chromate transporter, with amino-acid sequence MMSTTEPSAPTETRNQPKSLSDLFISFTLLALQGFGGVLAVVQRELVEKKKWMTREEFVEEWAVAQIMPGPNVINLALMIGDRYFGVRGAVVAVAGMMCAPSVLILILALLYGQFADNTHVAGALRGMGAVAAGLITATGLKLMGAIRKHPLGIPACIVLGIASFVGIALLRWPLAWVLLGLGGISCVLTYRALGAREAA; translated from the coding sequence ATGATGTCCACGACCGAGCCTTCCGCACCCACCGAAACGCGGAACCAGCCGAAGTCGCTGTCCGACCTCTTCATCTCCTTCACCCTGCTCGCCCTGCAGGGCTTCGGCGGCGTGCTCGCCGTGGTGCAGCGCGAACTGGTCGAGAAGAAGAAGTGGATGACGCGCGAGGAGTTCGTCGAGGAATGGGCCGTCGCGCAGATCATGCCGGGCCCGAACGTGATCAACCTCGCGCTGATGATCGGCGACCGCTACTTCGGCGTGCGCGGCGCGGTCGTCGCGGTGGCGGGCATGATGTGCGCGCCTTCGGTGCTGATCCTCATCCTCGCCCTGCTTTACGGCCAGTTCGCCGACAACACGCACGTCGCCGGCGCGCTGCGCGGCATGGGCGCGGTCGCGGCGGGCCTCATCACCGCGACGGGCCTGAAGCTGATGGGCGCGATCCGCAAGCACCCGCTGGGCATCCCAGCGTGCATCGTGCTGGGCATCGCCTCGTTCGTCGGCATCGCGCTGCTGCGCTGGCCGCTGGCGTGGGTGCTGCTCGGTCTCGGGGGCATCTCCTGCGTCCTCACCTACCGCGCCCTCGGCGCCCGGGAGGCCGCATGA